ttttaagaatttCTTCCTTCTGAGAAATATTTTAAGAATTTCTTCCTTCTGAGAAACGATTTAAGAATGTCTTCCTTGTGAGAAACATTATGCAGAaccaattttgtttttaattattataattttttttaatttttttgtaaaagtgtaaattgtgtgcattgcattgtaTGTAGAACAGTAAATGGCACATCAGCCAGGCCAATTCATCAGGAGATATTTTAGAATTTTACTATGCCAACTTGGCTGATTAACAGTACAGATCCGCTTGTAGGCTAACAGTTCCAGAATCTACCAAGAGCTTGTCATGAAAACCATTTTAGATTTTGAGAAAATATTGTTCTAAACAAGTATTCTTGTTCTTTCAGCAATTTATGTACATCtaatttactgtaattaaaaGGTATGTATAAATTAGTCAGTTGCACCATGCTCTCTATATCTGCTTCACCATCAGCCATCAAACACTGATGATGGGGCGTCTGATTGCACACTGACCCTTCATGAGCGTGCGCTCGCTTTGACAGCAAAACGTGCGTCCTGGACGAGTGATTTACCATTAAAACACGCGCATTCTCGACGTGCGGTTTGGGGTCACCGAAAACATGTAACAATGTTTATCCTAACAAAATGGGAGTCGAATACGTGCGATTTGAGTCGGACAAAACGCACGTTATGAACGTGTAAACAGGTAAACCAAATAGGCAGTGCAAACGTGTGGATACAAATCAGCACCAATGCTGATGCAatcctttttctttattttatttttattattatttataaatcacCAGTCAACACATTTCTTGTTTTCCCCACATAAATTGGTAATGGTAACTGGGATTTGTTCGGAACTTGCCAAATTTATTCTTTCTTTGAGCTTCCTTCACCctcctgaaaaacaaaaaacaaaacagtatgttgtgttttgaatgctaCACTATTCTATAAAAGAAGCATTCGTTTGATTTTTAGCAATTTGTCTAATTTACTATAAATTGAATTATGTAAATATTGGTTATCTGCCTCCCTATTGTCAtaagccattaaaaaaaataatactctaaatctaaataattatttaattagggATGTGGTTTGTGATTTGTTCTTTTAATAGATATTAAGACAAATGTAGTCAGCTTGTCAATAAGTAAGGGTCAAATCTGAGTACAGATTAGATTAAAACAACGCATGCCAACATCTTATTTTCAGAgcatatttgtactttaattttaCTTTGCATTTAAATTATAAGCTTACTTGAAACAGACAAAATCTGTAGCAGATAACTCAGAAGATAATATTTTGCTTTGCCCTGTTAAAAGACAGTAAGACGAAAGTGACACAGACACAGTACATAGTTTTCTTTGTAAAATGATACCtgaaaactattttagaaaattATGTAAAATTTAAATAGATAAAGAAAACACATGCAGGCAATCTTATTTGCACTTTAATTTTTTACTTTGCATTAGAATATAAACTGATCTGTATAGGATAAAATCTCTAATAGCTCAGAAGATAGTGGTGATATACGAATTCGCTTCTTTCTAATTTACAAAGTACACATGGTATGTTCCCACTGTGTCTGatcataattttaaaatgattgtggtgaactgtaaatctacataatttatttttggagtGTGTGGCCTTGAGGGATAAAGAATGGTAAAGAAATAGATATTTACATTTGTTATTAAACTATAGACAGCTTATCCTAGTGGATAAATATGACATCAAATTGGGACATAAAATGACATATTTAGTGCAAAATTGCATGACTTAATGCATTAGTGAAATCAAATGATCTGAAAATAACAAACTACAAGAAAACATGTGCTACATAATTACAGTGCCTtcagaaaaaaaatgacatttccaTTATTTTCTCACTCTGCTATGTGTtgcaaaatcaaatgaaaacattttaaataagattTTGTTCCACGACTACAGGAGTAATTTGTCAATAGGTTAATGTTAAAAGCAACATGTCACTAAGATAAATTGTCTAtagttgaaaaataaatgtaaacgtcTATTTTTAGAATTATGCtccattaaaaaaagaatataaattaTTTCAAACATACTTTGGCTGCACACTCCCTTAAGGTATGTTATTATTTACACAATCTAAGCAGCTCCTTTTTAAttacacagtatatactgtaggcTGGATTTCATAACATTTCCATGATAACATTCAAACTCTACTTCAAACTAGATAAAGTTTCCAATCAGCAGGTTTTAAGAACAAAAAAAGAAGTTTTATCATAAAGGATCTGAAGCAAGATAAATTCATATTTCAGAAGCTTTGTCATCTCGCTTTCCATGTTCTGTTGCTGTAgtgatatatttaataaatgtttatactgtcaaaaaaaatcacataaatgagtaaataaagttagaaaaaaaaatctcttcCTTAGATTGTATCCGTGATATCTGAATTAAGATGCTCATGAACGGTGTATTCTCTGTTTCTGAGCATAAATGCCATTATTTTTAGCATCCTTTTCAAGACCTTCCATCAGTATTTGTTGAAACAAAATGACTTTCTGATCGAGATGTCTGACAAATGTAAAGTCATAATCCAGAAGCTCTGCCTCCTCTCTCTCCATGTCCTGTTGCTGAATTTTCTCTTCAGCTTCTTTGTACATATCCTGTGTGAAGCAATCTCCCCCATTGGCTGCCACCATTTCATCAATCTTCTCAATTAATTTCTTCACTTGAGctcgattttttattttattgttatcaaAGGCAACATATCGAGAACCGCAACTCTGGATTACTTTACGGAGTTCTTTGTGACCTTTTTCAACATAGTCTTCTATTGTTTGACTCTTGAGGGAATCTACATGGGTAAAGACTACTATCATGTATTTAGAAGCTTCGTCACCGAAGATCTCTTGCAGGGCTTTGACTGAATTATGCTCCTCAGGTGTGAAACGGCCAATCTGCATCACCAGCAGGAACACATGAGGGCCTGGTGCTGAAACCTGAATGCatctcacaatttcttttttgATTTTCTCTCTTTCATCCAAGTTAGTGTCCAAGATTCCAGGTGTGTCAATCACATAAATGTCTCTTTGGTCatgaaccatgtttttttggcactTGCGAGTGACAGAGTTTGCATCA
The sequence above is drawn from the Xyrauchen texanus isolate HMW12.3.18 chromosome 43, RBS_HiC_50CHRs, whole genome shotgun sequence genome and encodes:
- the LOC127635667 gene encoding GTPase IMAP family member 7-like yields the protein MACLRRCCCSCCSRCGSTQQGRTLRIVMIGKTGVGKSAVGNTILGKEVFESAPDANSVTRKCQKNMVHDQRDIYVIDTPGILDTNLDEREKIKKEIVRCIQVSAPGPHVFLLVMQIGRFTPEEHNSVKALQEIFGDEASKYMIVVFTHVDSLKSQTIEDYVEKGHKELRKVIQSCGSRYVAFDNNKIKNRAQVKKLIEKIDEMVAANGGDCFTQDMYKEAEEKIQQQDMEREEAELLDYDFTFVRHLDQKVILFQQILMEGLEKDAKNNGIYAQKQRIHRS